From a region of the Myroides sp. JBRI-B21084 genome:
- a CDS encoding phage tail tape measure protein encodes MGLAQINIRFKANLKEFSTEMQNVGREMEKIGSKMQSIGTAMSAAITLPLVAAGAKAYSMAADFEDALGATNQVFKSASKATQEWAQSLPSYYGIAQKEALEYSNMMGSMLKNIGNLTDQQASQQSAKLIQLAGDLTAMYGGTTADAVRALTGALKGNNTMLDNYGMAANDAMVKAKALEIGLITQGQEMSLAAKQAATLALVYEQSAAAQGQAAREANGASGSMRSLKTELSNLATELGQQLLPIITPIINGLRGMMERFRDLSPETKKIIVIVGGIAAALGPLIAIFGTFAAVLPSIIAGITAMGPAFAAMTGPIGLIIAGIGALIALIMYNWGEVKKTLADTANYWIDLYNESMLFRGAVQYIILVFKNLGNTIALVFNVAKSIVKAFWNDLKNAFGNLGNLLKAVLTGDFKSIPKIIGQQFKDSASGVKSLFKDLSKDFATFGAQGAADVNKAIENTIGGKRAKIKVDTQPTKKQIKTDIVTAVDEGVVTANNTDKKVKVKVEIEPVNGSIGYYDEMISELEKAQKNNATNNEMFKTFQAKIDEYKKIRDEISGNVQQEVVVGSESWYNQEIEGINKLVQNLVVGTDAYNALIKQREVLQNSLDLSKQTTETTTAEPATDTVDWYKLQIDKLQQAREEAGITIDEYKRISAEINVLETTLKIQTEGIEGIQQITTEINNMKTMAEASQQAISSAFGSMADAIGDKLGESKNILDVFGKALFQNTIKAIGTALAQSTSNAILAATGDASKIPFGTFLLPALIGGAVASVSSAFAAIPKFADGGIVSGPTFGMMGEYVGAANNPEVIAPLNKLKKLIQPAATNDQPVNVVLQGGFDLSGENLKLVLDRVERRKYRTG; translated from the coding sequence ATGGGATTAGCACAGATTAATATCAGATTTAAAGCCAATTTAAAAGAATTCTCTACCGAAATGCAAAATGTAGGTCGCGAAATGGAGAAAATTGGCAGTAAAATGCAATCAATAGGCACAGCTATGTCGGCTGCAATTACTTTGCCTTTAGTTGCGGCAGGTGCGAAAGCTTACAGCATGGCAGCCGATTTTGAAGATGCTTTAGGTGCAACCAACCAGGTTTTTAAATCCGCATCAAAAGCAACACAAGAGTGGGCACAGTCCTTACCTTCTTACTACGGAATTGCACAAAAAGAAGCCTTAGAGTATTCTAACATGATGGGTTCAATGCTTAAAAACATTGGTAACTTAACCGATCAACAAGCTAGTCAACAAAGTGCTAAATTAATACAATTAGCAGGTGATTTAACCGCAATGTATGGCGGTACAACTGCCGATGCCGTGCGTGCGCTTACGGGTGCGCTTAAGGGCAACAATACCATGCTAGATAATTATGGTATGGCAGCCAACGATGCTATGGTTAAAGCCAAAGCTTTAGAGATAGGTTTAATTACACAGGGGCAAGAAATGAGTTTAGCAGCTAAACAAGCGGCTACATTAGCCCTGGTTTACGAACAATCGGCAGCAGCACAAGGGCAAGCAGCTCGTGAAGCAAACGGCGCAAGCGGTTCTATGCGAAGTTTAAAAACCGAACTATCAAATTTAGCAACCGAACTAGGCCAACAGCTATTACCAATTATCACACCTATTATTAACGGTTTACGTGGTATGATGGAGCGTTTTCGGGATTTATCGCCCGAAACAAAAAAAATAATTGTAATTGTTGGGGGTATTGCGGCAGCACTCGGTCCTTTAATAGCCATTTTTGGAACCTTTGCAGCGGTTTTACCTAGTATCATTGCAGGTATCACAGCAATGGGGCCGGCTTTTGCAGCAATGACAGGGCCAATAGGTTTAATAATCGCAGGTATTGGTGCCTTAATTGCTTTAATTATGTACAATTGGGGAGAGGTTAAAAAAACATTAGCCGACACAGCAAACTATTGGATTGATTTGTACAATGAATCAATGCTATTTAGGGGCGCCGTTCAATACATCATTTTAGTTTTTAAAAATTTAGGAAACACAATTGCTTTAGTTTTTAACGTTGCTAAATCTATTGTAAAAGCGTTTTGGAACGATTTAAAAAACGCATTTGGAAACCTAGGTAATTTGTTAAAAGCTGTTTTAACGGGCGATTTTAAATCCATTCCTAAAATTATTGGCCAACAATTTAAAGATTCTGCTTCGGGTGTAAAAAGTTTGTTTAAAGATTTATCTAAAGATTTTGCAACGTTTGGTGCACAAGGTGCGGCCGATGTTAACAAAGCGATAGAAAACACAATTGGCGGCAAACGTGCGAAGATTAAAGTTGATACGCAGCCCACTAAAAAACAAATTAAAACCGATATTGTTACAGCTGTTGATGAGGGGGTTGTTACAGCAAACAACACCGATAAAAAAGTTAAGGTAAAAGTTGAAATTGAACCTGTAAATGGTTCAATTGGGTATTACGATGAAATGATTTCTGAATTAGAAAAAGCCCAAAAAAACAACGCTACTAATAACGAAATGTTTAAAACGTTTCAAGCTAAAATCGACGAATACAAAAAAATACGCGATGAAATTAGTGGAAACGTACAGCAAGAAGTTGTTGTTGGTTCTGAATCTTGGTATAATCAAGAAATTGAAGGTATAAACAAATTAGTTCAAAATTTAGTTGTTGGTACCGATGCTTACAATGCGCTAATTAAACAGCGTGAAGTTTTGCAAAACAGTTTAGATCTTTCAAAACAAACTACCGAAACAACTACTGCAGAACCTGCTACCGATACCGTTGATTGGTACAAATTACAAATTGATAAATTACAACAAGCACGCGAAGAAGCTGGTATTACAATTGACGAATACAAACGTATTTCTGCCGAAATTAATGTTTTAGAAACTACCTTAAAAATCCAAACCGAAGGAATTGAAGGTATCCAACAAATCACTACCGAAATTAATAACATGAAAACAATGGCCGAAGCTTCGCAACAAGCAATCAGTTCGGCTTTTGGTTCAATGGCCGATGCTATTGGCGATAAGTTAGGTGAATCAAAAAACATATTAGATGTTTTTGGTAAAGCCTTGTTTCAAAACACAATCAAAGCTATTGGTACTGCTCTAGCGCAATCTACATCAAATGCAATTTTAGCAGCTACGGGCGATGCTTCAAAAATACCTTTTGGTACATTTTTATTACCTGCCTTAATTGGTGGGGCGGTTGCATCGGTTTCATCTGCTTTTGCTGCCATTCCTAAGTTTGCCGATGGTGGTATCGTTTCAGGGCCAACATTTGGTATGATGGGCGAATACGTGGGTGCAGCAAACAACCCCGAGGTTATTGCGCCATTAAACAAATTAAAAAAATTAATTCAACCAGCAGCAACCAACGATCAACCGGTTAATGTAGTACTGCAAGGCGGTTTTGACCTTTCGGGCGAAAACCTAAAATTGGTATTAGATCGTGTAGAACGCAGAAAATATAGAACAGGATAA
- a CDS encoding phage tail tube protein, with the protein MAAGQIYKGKNVRFSLNGKTLFHATTCSISISTTLESIATKDTNGTLSVPGNYEWSMSTSALVADKPAGSTQSDFMDLLALQLSGAEIDIEFTTGEAGDFLLKGKVFIESSSINAETGNSVSGDFSFKGNGDLTPLIAE; encoded by the coding sequence ATGGCAGCAGGTCAAATTTATAAAGGTAAAAATGTGCGATTTTCTTTGAACGGAAAAACGCTATTTCATGCAACAACATGTTCAATTTCAATTTCTACAACTTTAGAAAGTATTGCAACAAAAGATACCAACGGAACATTAAGTGTTCCTGGTAATTACGAGTGGTCAATGTCAACATCGGCTTTGGTTGCAGATAAACCAGCAGGATCAACACAATCAGATTTTATGGACTTGTTGGCTTTGCAGTTAAGCGGAGCAGAAATTGATATTGAATTTACAACAGGTGAGGCGGGTGATTTTTTATTAAAAGGGAAAGTGTTCATTGAATCGTCAAGCATCAATGCCGAAACAGGTAACAGTGTATCAGGTGATTTCTCTTTCAAAGGTAATGGTGATTTAACCCCTTTAATAGCTGAGTAA
- a CDS encoding phage head completion protein has product MDTRIQVFETEKIKNEIGEEKEVNTVLCIPWAKVVEIAGGEETEGKILHRIQRNFIIRWRGEINQKSNQLKLDYQGRIYFVSHVKQIGRREFLELQTFVNE; this is encoded by the coding sequence ATGGATACAAGGATTCAAGTTTTCGAAACCGAAAAAATTAAAAATGAAATCGGTGAAGAAAAAGAAGTTAATACGGTGCTTTGTATTCCTTGGGCAAAAGTAGTTGAAATTGCAGGCGGCGAAGAAACAGAGGGTAAAATTTTACACCGCATTCAGCGCAATTTTATTATTCGTTGGCGCGGTGAAATAAATCAAAAATCTAATCAATTAAAATTAGATTATCAAGGCCGAATCTATTTTGTTAGCCATGTGAAACAAATTGGTCGTCGCGAATTTTTAGAACTTCAAACATTTGTAAATGAGTAG
- a CDS encoding head-tail connector protein gives MSEEINIDFTEQLVPLNFVKKHLKVEENYTDDDELIQMYIDSAIEQVVNFTERPLAQQTTIFTTNKFQDFIFERKALNDEVEKIEYQQTAEAEILTFPSTSYSVVKQGVEHYKISFKETPEAVKVQIFIKQGYTNETLPKVIKQAICLLVADAYERRENGQVVNVTKVKSIIQSFRKWQT, from the coding sequence ATGTCAGAAGAAATTAATATTGATTTTACAGAACAATTAGTTCCGTTAAATTTCGTAAAAAAACACTTGAAAGTAGAAGAAAATTACACCGATGACGACGAACTCATTCAAATGTATATCGATTCTGCAATTGAACAGGTGGTTAATTTTACAGAACGACCTTTAGCACAACAAACAACTATTTTTACTACAAACAAATTCCAAGATTTTATTTTTGAACGTAAAGCTTTGAATGATGAAGTTGAAAAAATAGAATATCAACAAACCGCCGAAGCCGAAATATTAACTTTTCCATCAACTTCTTACAGCGTGGTAAAGCAAGGGGTTGAACATTATAAAATTTCGTTCAAAGAAACCCCCGAAGCGGTTAAGGTTCAAATTTTCATAAAACAAGGGTACACAAACGAAACTCTTCCTAAAGTAATTAAACAAGCTATTTGTTTGTTAGTTGCCGATGCTTACGAACGTAGAGAAAACGGGCAAGTTGTGAATGTTACAAAAGTGAAAAGTATAATTCAAAGTTTCAGAAAATGGCAAACCTAA
- a CDS encoding phage major capsid protein, translated as MKKSDLLKQQRTAVLRKQQTIVDKAKTENRDFTADEQTELDSGDEEIADLDKQIKTAEKNEEREARIAALDGSSVGRGFHGAPMGNSEEKEIKKIQERFSISKAIRAASAGEAQTGIEAELNQEALKEARGLNLQFNTTDRSFSIPASMVRATTQTVTEDNGDFGSQLVQTNVRPIESFIPRLILEEAGATFLSGLSGNVALPKAGDFAYNWLNETEQITLAASEIDGPILKPKRAGAGVAISNQLLMQSSAPVDAMIYNKLRNAAKLALEKAAINGDGVKQPLGLLNTPGILTAAATVGAAPEWKDIVELWGLIEAADAGVGTFALNAKLAAALRTIAKDAGSGRFLMENLTIDGAKTIISNIIETLAGNETLIYGNFNEMYIGQWGGVNFVAVDDPEKASVKIISNMWADVAIANPTAFAVNKFLTT; from the coding sequence ATGAAAAAATCAGATTTATTAAAACAGCAAAGAACAGCTGTATTAAGAAAACAACAAACAATTGTTGATAAAGCTAAAACTGAAAACCGCGATTTCACAGCCGATGAACAGACTGAACTAGACAGCGGCGATGAAGAAATTGCCGACTTGGATAAGCAAATCAAAACAGCAGAGAAAAACGAAGAACGCGAAGCTCGTATTGCAGCTTTAGACGGATCTTCTGTTGGGCGAGGTTTTCATGGTGCCCCAATGGGCAACAGTGAAGAAAAAGAAATTAAAAAAATTCAAGAACGTTTTTCAATTTCTAAAGCAATACGTGCGGCATCTGCCGGTGAAGCGCAAACAGGTATCGAAGCCGAATTAAACCAGGAAGCTTTAAAAGAAGCTAGAGGGTTAAATTTACAATTCAACACAACCGATCGCTCTTTTTCAATTCCAGCAAGTATGGTGCGCGCAACTACACAAACCGTTACCGAAGATAACGGCGATTTTGGTTCGCAATTAGTACAAACAAATGTTCGCCCAATTGAAAGTTTTATTCCTAGATTAATTTTAGAAGAAGCTGGGGCAACCTTCTTAAGTGGTTTATCGGGTAATGTTGCTTTGCCAAAGGCAGGCGATTTTGCTTACAATTGGTTAAACGAAACAGAACAAATCACTTTAGCAGCTTCTGAAATCGACGGGCCAATCTTAAAACCAAAACGCGCTGGTGCAGGTGTTGCAATTTCAAATCAATTATTAATGCAATCTTCTGCCCCAGTCGATGCTATGATCTACAACAAATTGCGTAATGCTGCAAAATTAGCTTTAGAAAAAGCAGCTATTAATGGCGACGGAGTTAAGCAACCGCTTGGTTTATTAAACACACCAGGTATTCTAACAGCAGCAGCAACAGTTGGTGCAGCACCAGAATGGAAGGATATTGTAGAATTATGGGGCTTAATCGAAGCAGCCGATGCAGGTGTAGGAACATTTGCTTTAAACGCAAAATTAGCAGCAGCTTTAAGAACTATTGCTAAAGACGCTGGTTCTGGTCGCTTCTTAATGGAAAATTTAACAATTGACGGCGCAAAAACCATTATTTCAAATATTATCGAAACATTAGCTGGTAACGAAACCTTAATCTACGGTAATTTCAACGAAATGTATATCGGCCAATGGGGTGGTGTAAACTTTGTTGCGGTTGATGATCCTGAAAAAGCATCTGTAAAAATTATTTCAAACATGTGGGCCGATGTAGCTATCGCAAACCCTACAGCGTTTGCAGTTAATAAATTCTTAACAACTTAA
- a CDS encoding HK97 family phage prohead protease produces MQMGKMILREAVIRAITDEMKENRQAEFVISTEAVDTYNTVFKIDGWDLTRYNRAPIVFYNHKSWSDDPDMIIGTSEVRIEGNQLVALLTLENNNPVADKVWRKIQNGTLTMASVGANPLEWRWGDFDKGENPDVIYFIRHELLEWSVVPVGSNPDALKRSVDSLEEIRTSLKKPENLEKKTSFSVIERQIKINQLKYSS; encoded by the coding sequence ATGCAGATGGGTAAAATGATTTTACGTGAAGCGGTAATACGTGCTATTACCGACGAAATGAAAGAAAACCGGCAAGCTGAATTTGTAATCAGCACCGAAGCCGTAGACACCTATAACACTGTTTTTAAAATTGACGGTTGGGATTTAACCCGATACAATCGCGCACCAATTGTTTTTTACAATCACAAATCGTGGTCCGATGATCCCGATATGATTATAGGAACTTCCGAAGTGCGTATCGAAGGCAATCAATTAGTTGCCTTACTTACTTTAGAAAACAACAATCCAGTTGCCGATAAAGTTTGGCGCAAAATTCAAAACGGTACGCTTACAATGGCTTCCGTAGGCGCAAATCCTTTAGAATGGCGATGGGGCGATTTTGATAAAGGCGAAAACCCCGATGTTATCTACTTTATTCGCCACGAACTATTAGAGTGGTCCGTAGTGCCAGTAGGTAGCAATCCCGATGCTTTAAAACGCAGCGTTGATAGTTTAGAAGAAATCAGAACTTCTTTAAAAAAACCTGAAAATTTAGAGAAAAAAACAAGCTTTTCTGTAATTGAAAGGCAAATAAAAATTAACCAACTTAAGTATAGTTCGTAA
- a CDS encoding phage portal protein, producing MSILGKIFNFGAQSDTSQYTSFFGFGGNSKSIANQQNSLTLSAFFNGVDQLSKDIAKMPKAVYIKTNRVREKQSTHQVNYLIATAPNDFMTAFDFWRVIVVLMLLKGEAFIKISRNKITGEVEFFDILDNEKIEIKKSKTTLIYTYESDEISSNDILHFKGFTLNGIRGISVIAFAAANLGVQLDTQMYSADIYSNRGLGYGVLESETDIANENKQKLVEGFKNRMSEKGPIKVAALDLGMKYKSISITPAEAQFLETGRFAIEDVARWLNMPVHKLKSLTNANFNTLEQQNIQYVVDCLVGWTANIENELNRKLFQKNTTYKEYVKFNEKVFLRGDAKTQAEFYTKMVYAGLMTRNEVRELEDLNPIDGLDEILTPVNMQIMSNLLENNNEKNNADG from the coding sequence ATGAGCATATTAGGAAAAATTTTCAATTTCGGTGCTCAAAGCGATACCAGCCAATACACCTCTTTTTTTGGGTTTGGCGGTAACAGCAAAAGCATCGCAAACCAACAAAACTCATTAACCTTATCTGCGTTCTTTAACGGTGTTGATCAGCTATCAAAAGATATCGCAAAAATGCCAAAAGCAGTTTATATAAAAACCAACCGCGTGCGCGAAAAACAAAGCACGCACCAGGTGAACTACTTAATTGCTACCGCACCAAACGATTTCATGACAGCTTTTGATTTTTGGCGCGTAATAGTTGTGCTTATGCTTTTAAAAGGCGAAGCATTTATTAAAATTTCACGAAATAAAATCACCGGAGAAGTTGAGTTCTTTGACATTTTGGATAACGAGAAAATCGAAATTAAAAAATCGAAAACAACGCTAATTTACACTTACGAAAGTGATGAAATTAGCAGCAACGACATTTTGCATTTTAAAGGTTTCACGTTAAACGGAATTAGGGGAATTTCAGTAATAGCGTTTGCAGCTGCAAACCTGGGCGTACAATTAGACACCCAAATGTACAGTGCAGACATCTATTCAAACCGCGGTTTAGGTTATGGAGTGTTAGAATCAGAAACAGATATTGCAAATGAAAACAAGCAAAAACTGGTTGAAGGCTTTAAAAATCGAATGAGCGAAAAAGGACCTATTAAAGTAGCCGCCCTTGATTTAGGTATGAAATACAAATCAATCAGCATCACACCTGCCGAAGCTCAATTTTTAGAAACAGGCCGTTTTGCTATCGAAGATGTTGCGCGTTGGCTTAACATGCCAGTGCATAAACTAAAATCGTTAACAAACGCAAACTTTAACACATTAGAACAGCAAAACATTCAATATGTAGTTGATTGTTTAGTTGGATGGACCGCTAATATTGAAAACGAATTAAACCGAAAATTGTTTCAAAAAAACACCACCTACAAAGAATACGTAAAATTCAACGAAAAAGTATTTTTAAGAGGCGATGCCAAAACGCAAGCCGAATTTTACACAAAAATGGTGTACGCGGGTTTAATGACCAGGAACGAAGTTCGTGAACTAGAAGATCTAAATCCTATCGATGGATTAGACGAAATTCTTACGCCGGTTAATATGCAAATCATGTCAAACTTGTTAGAAAACAACAACGAAAAAAACAATGCAGATGGGTAA
- a CDS encoding 3'-5' exonuclease — MKNIMIDLETLGTEPNSLILSLAAVEFCEITGKTGRIFYKKIELLSSLTKGFVINKETLLWWTNQKSEQFQELFVNEEPIKSVMQQFIYWFQNNNAIVWANSPSFDLVILGNALKKCGYNVPWKYYNERCVRTLLSLAANAKQQVPKPTKQHNALVDCEYQIALCVEAKKQILSPV, encoded by the coding sequence ATGAAAAATATAATGATCGATTTAGAAACCCTGGGCACCGAACCCAATTCGTTAATTCTAAGTTTAGCAGCAGTAGAATTTTGCGAAATTACCGGAAAAACAGGCCGTATTTTTTATAAAAAAATAGAACTACTTTCATCGCTCACCAAAGGTTTTGTAATAAACAAAGAAACATTACTATGGTGGACCAATCAAAAAAGCGAACAGTTTCAAGAACTTTTTGTAAACGAAGAACCAATAAAAAGTGTAATGCAACAATTTATATATTGGTTTCAAAACAACAACGCAATAGTTTGGGCAAACAGTCCTTCTTTTGATTTAGTAATTCTAGGAAACGCATTAAAAAAATGCGGTTACAATGTACCTTGGAAATATTACAACGAACGCTGCGTGCGCACCTTACTATCTTTAGCAGCTAATGCAAAACAACAAGTTCCTAAACCAACAAAACAACACAACGCCTTAGTCGATTGCGAATATCAAATCGCATTGTGTGTTGAAGCTAAAAAACAAATTTTATCACCTGTTTAA
- a CDS encoding DNA N-6-adenine-methyltransferase, with the protein MKKIHINNDDNYATPPNLYEELNKRFNFDFDPCPYNEGEIINDGLKIEWGNSNFINPPYSQKLKEEFVKKGVEEMKKGKVCVFLIPVSTSTKLFHEWIKPNATEIEFLKGRIKFGKLDENGNFYIPLNAKGKEQSGTKDSMIVVFDGRS; encoded by the coding sequence ATGAAAAAAATACACATAAACAACGATGATAATTACGCTACACCTCCAAATTTATACGAGGAATTGAATAAGCGTTTTAATTTTGATTTTGATCCTTGCCCTTATAATGAAGGCGAAATCATAAACGATGGATTAAAAATTGAATGGGGAAACTCAAATTTTATAAACCCACCTTATAGCCAAAAACTAAAAGAGGAATTTGTAAAAAAAGGAGTTGAAGAAATGAAAAAAGGTAAAGTTTGTGTTTTCCTTATTCCAGTATCGACTTCTACAAAATTATTTCACGAATGGATTAAACCAAACGCAACTGAAATTGAATTTTTGAAAGGTAGAATTAAGTTTGGTAAGTTAGATGAAAACGGAAACTTCTACATACCATTAAACGCAAAAGGGAAAGAGCAAAGTGGTACAAAAGATAGTATGATTGTCGTTTTTGACGGTCGTTCTTAA
- a CDS encoding terminase large subunit, translating to MKPTTEMLNSPAFQYAEKVKNGQIKTGQKIKLAVERFYKWIADAPESGFHLDHKKGMLILHFFATFINHTTGAMAGQPFILQPFQAFTMYNLFGWIHTQTGNRRIRTVYDKRAKKNGKTAEMAGLALYCMSIDFEMEAQIYVGATKEAQAKLCWQQARQFIESPVANKKLKQMGFRCLQTEIQFKRTGSTMRALGGDSKTQDGINSHLSIIDEYHAHATDGVKENLESSSVNRTQPITYHITTAGVNLSGVCKNYEDAVTEVLEGTKTDEYLWIMIHDLDEGDDYENEENWYKANPLLGSGLKIESIRVEFIKAMNQPSKIPNFKTKHLNMWVDAPQVWIPEEIWMRNKVNEIPMHKFQEYGSYAGLDLSTTIDITVFLAISEPDEDQNRYIKTFFFCPEEMIKHKSKEDRVPYDLWVKQGYITAIPGTTIDYEIVENVITQNYNQLNITRIEADKWNCESMAQNLTKKGLNITYFGQDIGNISFPTKQFEKLVYEGKIKHDGNPVLKWMLAGCVIVRDPNDNIKVHKGKSNTGGRRIDGIVAAIMALGGSLSPDEPTDKYATPQEEIYV from the coding sequence ATGAAACCAACAACCGAAATGCTTAACAGTCCAGCGTTTCAGTATGCGGAAAAAGTAAAAAACGGGCAAATAAAAACAGGGCAAAAAATAAAATTAGCAGTAGAACGCTTTTACAAATGGATAGCCGATGCACCCGAAAGTGGTTTTCACCTCGATCACAAAAAAGGAATGCTAATTCTCCACTTTTTTGCAACATTTATAAACCACACCACAGGCGCAATGGCAGGTCAGCCATTTATACTGCAACCATTCCAAGCCTTTACCATGTACAACCTTTTTGGGTGGATACACACCCAAACAGGAAACCGCCGCATACGAACCGTTTACGACAAACGCGCCAAAAAAAACGGAAAAACCGCAGAAATGGCAGGGCTTGCACTATACTGTATGAGTATCGATTTTGAAATGGAAGCCCAAATCTACGTAGGTGCAACAAAAGAAGCACAAGCAAAACTATGCTGGCAACAAGCAAGGCAGTTCATCGAAAGTCCAGTAGCTAATAAAAAATTAAAACAAATGGGGTTTCGCTGCTTACAAACCGAAATTCAATTCAAACGCACAGGCAGCACAATGCGCGCTCTAGGGGGCGATAGTAAAACGCAAGACGGTATCAACTCACACCTTTCAATTATCGACGAATACCACGCACACGCAACCGATGGCGTTAAAGAAAACCTAGAATCATCATCAGTCAATCGTACACAACCCATCACCTACCACATCACAACAGCAGGCGTAAATTTATCAGGGGTTTGTAAAAATTATGAAGATGCAGTTACCGAAGTTTTAGAAGGAACAAAAACCGACGAATACCTTTGGATTATGATCCACGATTTAGACGAAGGCGATGATTATGAAAACGAAGAAAACTGGTACAAAGCAAACCCATTGTTAGGATCCGGTTTAAAAATTGAATCCATACGTGTTGAATTCATCAAAGCAATGAATCAACCTAGTAAAATTCCCAATTTTAAAACCAAACACCTAAACATGTGGGTAGATGCACCACAAGTTTGGATTCCCGAAGAAATTTGGATGCGCAACAAAGTTAATGAAATCCCAATGCACAAATTCCAAGAATACGGATCATACGCAGGCTTAGATTTATCAACAACAATCGACATCACCGTTTTTTTAGCAATATCAGAACCCGACGAAGATCAAAACCGCTACATCAAAACCTTTTTCTTTTGTCCCGAAGAAATGATAAAACACAAAAGCAAAGAAGATCGCGTACCTTATGATTTATGGGTAAAACAGGGATACATAACAGCAATACCAGGTACAACTATCGATTATGAAATCGTTGAAAATGTAATTACACAAAATTACAATCAACTAAACATTACACGTATCGAAGCCGATAAATGGAACTGCGAAAGTATGGCCCAAAATCTAACAAAAAAAGGTTTAAACATCACATACTTCGGTCAAGATATTGGTAACATCAGTTTTCCAACAAAACAATTCGAAAAATTAGTGTATGAAGGTAAAATAAAACACGACGGTAACCCTGTACTAAAATGGATGCTTGCTGGTTGTGTAATAGTTCGCGATCCAAACGATAACATTAAAGTGCATAAAGGCAAAAGCAATACAGGCGGCCGCCGTATCGATGGCATCGTTGCAGCAATCATGGCATTAGGCGGTTCACTTTCACCCGACGAACCAACCGATAAGTACGCAACACCTCAAGAAGAAATTTATGTTTAA
- a CDS encoding P27 family phage terminase small subunit produces the protein METVHRKEISFQPEKIEHLTTVPEPPTFLSNPAKKHYKTMGEKLVELNRLKKVYLNALEIFAEAMAQFEFATKQIHAKNREEFGTGYIQTYRTKATNISTEVVLRNDAASTLLKCFKQFGLDPRSERELKGVENVGQLDIFTEFFKEHA, from the coding sequence ATGGAAACAGTTCATCGAAAAGAAATAAGTTTCCAGCCCGAAAAAATCGAACATCTAACAACAGTACCCGAACCACCAACCTTTCTTTCAAACCCAGCAAAAAAACATTACAAAACAATGGGCGAAAAATTAGTTGAATTAAACCGGCTAAAAAAAGTATACCTAAACGCTTTAGAAATATTTGCCGAAGCAATGGCACAATTTGAATTTGCTACAAAACAAATCCACGCAAAAAATCGCGAAGAATTTGGAACAGGATACATCCAAACATATCGTACCAAAGCAACCAATATTTCAACCGAAGTAGTTTTGCGAAACGATGCAGCCTCAACACTTTTAAAATGCTTCAAGCAATTTGGATTAGATCCACGAAGCGAACGCGAATTAAAAGGAGTTGAAAACGTGGGGCAACTCGACATTTTTACAGAATTTTTTAAAGAACACGCTTAA
- a CDS encoding HNH endonuclease, with the protein MSNKIKKIKRPWVFERKPFERTRTHADFDYNARKWRKLRAAQLTQFPFCKHCDQLNIITIATVADHIVPVKKGGAGYELSNLQSLCKKCHDKKSAKDK; encoded by the coding sequence ATGTCTAATAAGATAAAAAAAATTAAAAGGCCTTGGGTGTTCGAACGAAAACCGTTTGAAAGAACCCGTACACACGCCGATTTTGATTACAACGCACGTAAATGGCGAAAGCTTAGAGCTGCACAACTTACACAGTTTCCATTTTGTAAACATTGTGATCAATTAAATATAATTACTATAGCCACAGTAGCCGATCACATTGTGCCTGTTAAGAAAGGCGGCGCTGGATATGAATTGTCTAACTTACAAAGTCTTTGTAAAAAATGCCACGATAAAAAATCTGCAAAAGATAAATAG